From one Actinomyces sp. Marseille-P3109 genomic stretch:
- a CDS encoding antibiotic biosynthesis monooxygenase family protein, giving the protein MTYVNITALTFPEGAEAEIEKRFAARKRGVDTSRGFQSFELLRPVVGEDRYFVVTRWETREDYERWQAARPAGGHEDDKRRGMSVEVLGFEVVQHEQ; this is encoded by the coding sequence ATGACCTATGTCAACATCACCGCGCTGACCTTCCCCGAGGGCGCCGAGGCCGAGATCGAGAAGCGCTTCGCCGCACGCAAGCGGGGTGTTGACACCTCGCGAGGCTTCCAGAGCTTCGAGCTGCTGCGCCCGGTCGTCGGCGAGGACCGCTACTTCGTGGTGACCAGGTGGGAGACGCGTGAGGACTATGAGCGCTGGCAGGCGGCGCGGCCCGCCGGCGGGCATGAGGACGACAAGCGCCGCGGCATGAGCGTGGAGGTTCTTGGCTTCGAGGTCGTCCAGCACGAGCAGTAG
- a CDS encoding DUF2017 family protein, protein MQAFRRVSEGLACGLDDWERELLARLALEVRALLQADDPAHDGARDVGGGASEPEASEAASPSSWRDPGRPGESERDREVLAALDFDVDPPANRIHTGRATTNPVVGILLPEASEDPITAMEVSSLTRGRLRDEKSDRLVRLVAELRAPSGPEGTVLVALGQETDWLGAINDIRLVLAQRLGIESAQDARHVHNVAFQEAPDSETPHEQWYRGTALVYDMVTWWQESLVSVLFGGTGPA, encoded by the coding sequence ATGCAAGCCTTCCGCCGTGTCTCCGAGGGACTGGCCTGCGGTCTCGACGACTGGGAGCGAGAGCTCCTCGCCCGCCTGGCCCTCGAGGTCAGAGCCCTCCTCCAGGCCGACGACCCCGCTCATGATGGCGCTCGTGACGTTGGTGGGGGCGCGAGTGAACCGGAGGCCTCAGAAGCTGCTTCGCCGTCGTCCTGGCGCGACCCGGGGCGCCCAGGGGAGAGCGAGCGCGACCGCGAGGTCCTGGCGGCTCTGGACTTCGATGTCGACCCGCCGGCCAACCGCATCCACACCGGCCGGGCGACCACGAATCCCGTCGTCGGGATCCTGCTCCCGGAGGCGTCGGAGGATCCCATCACCGCGATGGAGGTGAGCAGCCTGACGCGCGGGCGACTGCGCGATGAGAAGTCCGACCGCCTGGTGCGGCTGGTCGCCGAGCTGCGTGCGCCGTCGGGTCCTGAGGGAACGGTGCTGGTGGCGCTCGGCCAGGAGACCGACTGGCTGGGTGCGATCAACGACATCCGGCTCGTTCTGGCCCAGCGCCTGGGCATCGAGTCGGCTCAGGACGCCAGGCACGTTCACAACGTCGCCTTTCAGGAGGCTCCTGACAGCGAGACTCCTCACGAGCAGTGGTACCGGGGTACTGCGCTCGTCTACGACATGGTCACCTGGTGGCAGGAATCACTGGTATCCGTGCTGTTCGGGGGCACAGGGCCCGCATAG
- a CDS encoding DEAD/DEAH box helicase: MNAARGGQATHAVPTRASTSAAQNLSPAYPRRAAWGTAGSLRAWQAAALRQYLEAMPQDFLAVATPGAGKTTFALRVATELLSAGDVHKVTIVCPTEHLKYQWAEAAARVGIHIDPSYSNSQGALGSRFDGVALTYAQVAANANLHRARTDQARTLVILDEIHHGGDALSWGDAIREAFTPARRRLALTGTPFRSDTSPIPFVRYQEDASGSKRSQADYSYGYSDALRDGVVRPVMFMSYSGQMRWRTKAGDEVAARLGEPLTKDLEAQAWRTALDPAGEWIPAVLAAADQRLTEVRRQVPDAGALVIASDQAKARAYAKQLRAITGEAPTVVLSDDNGASSRIEAFSASTDRWLVAVRMVSEGVDVPRLAVGVYATSTSTPLFFAQAVGRFVRSRARGETASVFLPSVTPLLALAGEMEVARDHVLNRPDSAAQEDALFSPEDRLLAEANKTENASADLLPGFEAMDSQAEFDRVLFDGGEFGTGAMVGSIEEQEYLGLPGLLEPAQVTALLRQRQDKQIASQKQQAAAEAQRRKNSGVDDARRRAAARKELSQLVAAWARRSSQPHGVVHTELRRVCGGPEVAAASTEEIEKRIQTLRRWFVGRR, from the coding sequence GTGAACGCCGCTCGCGGCGGCCAGGCGACCCACGCAGTCCCGACTCGGGCCTCGACGTCGGCGGCCCAGAACCTCTCCCCGGCCTACCCGCGCCGCGCGGCCTGGGGAACGGCCGGGTCGCTGCGCGCCTGGCAGGCCGCGGCCCTGCGACAGTACCTGGAGGCGATGCCCCAGGACTTCCTGGCCGTGGCCACGCCCGGAGCCGGTAAGACGACCTTTGCGCTGCGGGTGGCCACCGAGCTGCTCAGCGCCGGTGACGTCCACAAGGTGACCATCGTCTGCCCCACCGAGCACCTCAAGTACCAGTGGGCCGAGGCCGCCGCCCGCGTCGGTATCCACATCGACCCCTCCTACTCCAACTCCCAGGGCGCGCTCGGCTCGCGCTTCGACGGCGTCGCCCTGACCTACGCGCAGGTGGCCGCCAACGCCAACCTGCACCGCGCCCGCACGGACCAGGCCCGTACCCTCGTGATCCTCGATGAGATCCACCACGGCGGAGACGCCCTGAGCTGGGGGGACGCGATCCGCGAAGCCTTCACCCCGGCGCGCCGGAGGCTGGCCCTGACCGGAACACCCTTCCGCTCCGACACCTCCCCGATCCCGTTCGTGCGGTACCAGGAGGACGCCTCCGGCTCGAAGCGATCCCAGGCGGACTACTCCTACGGCTACTCCGACGCGCTGCGCGACGGCGTTGTGCGCCCGGTGATGTTCATGTCCTACTCGGGGCAGATGCGGTGGCGCACCAAAGCCGGCGATGAGGTCGCGGCCCGCTTGGGCGAGCCCCTCACCAAGGACCTGGAGGCCCAGGCCTGGCGCACCGCACTCGACCCGGCGGGGGAGTGGATCCCCGCGGTCCTGGCCGCCGCCGACCAGCGCCTGACCGAGGTGCGCCGCCAGGTGCCCGACGCCGGGGCCCTCGTCATCGCCTCCGATCAGGCCAAGGCCCGTGCCTATGCCAAGCAGCTGCGCGCCATCACTGGCGAGGCTCCCACTGTAGTCCTCTCCGACGACAACGGCGCCTCCAGCCGCATCGAGGCCTTCTCCGCCTCCACAGACCGCTGGCTCGTGGCCGTGCGCATGGTCTCTGAGGGCGTGGACGTCCCCCGGCTCGCCGTGGGCGTCTACGCCACCTCCACCTCCACCCCGCTCTTCTTCGCCCAGGCGGTGGGGCGGTTCGTGCGCTCGCGGGCCCGCGGCGAGACCGCCTCGGTCTTCCTCCCCTCGGTGACGCCCCTGCTGGCCCTGGCCGGCGAGATGGAAGTGGCCCGTGACCATGTCCTGAACCGTCCCGACTCGGCGGCGCAGGAGGATGCCCTGTTCAGCCCCGAGGACCGGCTGCTCGCTGAGGCCAACAAGACCGAGAACGCCTCGGCCGATCTCCTGCCCGGCTTCGAGGCCATGGACAGCCAGGCCGAGTTCGACCGGGTGCTCTTCGACGGCGGCGAGTTCGGAACCGGCGCCATGGTGGGCAGCATCGAGGAGCAGGAGTACCTGGGTCTGCCGGGGCTGCTGGAGCCCGCGCAGGTGACCGCCCTGCTGCGTCAGCGCCAGGACAAGCAGATCGCCTCCCAGAAGCAGCAGGCCGCGGCCGAGGCGCAGAGGCGGAAGAACTCAGGCGTCGACGACGCTAGGCGCCGGGCGGCGGCCCGCAAGGAGCTCTCCCAGCTGGTCGCCGCCTGGGCGCGCCGCTCCAGCCAGCCGCACGGCGTCGTCCACACCGAGCTCCGACGCGTGTGCGGGGGCCCGGAGGTGGCGGCCGCCTCCACCGAGGAGATCGAGAAGCGCATCCAGACCCTGCGGCGCTGGTTCGTCGGCAGGCGCTGA
- a CDS encoding MBL fold metallo-hydrolase produces MRLTIIGCTGSMSGPQSSASSYLVQADGVDADGALRTYSIVLDLGPGSMGQLLRHLDPAELDAIAISHCHADHMVDLVGMHVYRRWLPTGALGPVACLGPSELLERLQGVDGVPPTERYATEFGFVTAVPGRSYSVGPMVISPFEALHPVEAYGYRIEGPSEEDPSRRVGLAFTGDTDLCQGMKDMAQGVDLLLAEAAFVEGRDTVSGMHMTGRRAGELAAQAGAGHLVLTHIQPWTDPAVPLKEAAGVYSGPLEAATADAVWEL; encoded by the coding sequence ATGAGACTCACGATTATCGGCTGCACCGGATCCATGTCCGGTCCCCAGTCCTCGGCCTCCTCCTACCTGGTTCAGGCCGACGGAGTTGATGCCGACGGCGCGCTGCGCACCTACTCGATCGTGCTGGACCTCGGGCCGGGCTCGATGGGCCAGCTGCTGCGCCACTTGGATCCCGCCGAGCTCGACGCCATCGCGATCTCCCACTGCCACGCCGACCACATGGTCGACCTGGTGGGGATGCACGTCTATCGCCGCTGGCTGCCCACCGGGGCGCTCGGGCCGGTCGCCTGCCTCGGCCCCTCGGAGCTGCTGGAGCGCCTCCAGGGCGTCGACGGCGTCCCGCCCACCGAGCGCTACGCCACGGAGTTCGGCTTCGTCACCGCCGTTCCCGGCAGGTCCTACAGCGTGGGCCCCATGGTGATCTCGCCCTTCGAGGCGCTCCACCCGGTGGAGGCCTACGGCTACCGGATCGAGGGGCCGAGCGAGGAGGATCCCTCACGGCGGGTAGGCCTGGCCTTCACCGGTGACACCGACTTGTGCCAGGGCATGAAGGACATGGCTCAGGGCGTGGATCTTCTCCTGGCCGAGGCCGCCTTCGTCGAGGGCCGAGACACCGTGAGCGGGATGCACATGACGGGTCGCCGCGCCGGCGAGCTCGCCGCTCAGGCGGGTGCGGGCCACCTGGTTCTCACCCACATCCAGCCCTGGACGGATCCGGCCGTGCCCCTCAAGGAGGCTGCAGGCGTCTACTCGGGCCCCTTGGAGGCTGCGACGGCGGACGCCGTCTGGGAGCTGTGA
- a CDS encoding YccF domain-containing protein, giving the protein MRTLLNIIWVVFGGFWLFLGYIFFGLIACLLIVTIPAGVASFRIAAYVLWPFGREAVPAPGAGAMSGISNIIWFLVAGLWLAIGHVATAAAQAITIVGIPLAVANIKLIPVTCFPFGKQIVETR; this is encoded by the coding sequence ATGCGCACGCTACTCAACATCATCTGGGTCGTCTTCGGCGGGTTCTGGCTCTTCCTCGGCTACATCTTCTTCGGTCTGATCGCCTGCCTGCTCATCGTCACGATCCCCGCCGGCGTCGCATCCTTCCGCATCGCCGCCTACGTGCTGTGGCCCTTCGGGCGTGAGGCGGTTCCCGCGCCCGGAGCCGGTGCCATGAGTGGGATCAGCAACATCATCTGGTTCCTCGTCGCCGGGCTCTGGCTTGCGATCGGCCACGTCGCCACCGCCGCCGCACAGGCCATCACCATCGTTGGGATCCCGCTGGCGGTGGCCAACATCAAGCTCATCCCCGTCACCTGCTTCCCCTTCGGCAAGCAGATCGTCGAGACCCGTTAA
- the bcp gene encoding thioredoxin-dependent thiol peroxidase, giving the protein MPQLTTGDRAPEFALPDQDGRTVTLHDLCTSTDKGVIVYFYPKACTPGCTKEACDFRDSVEELKAAGYAVVGISPDSVTAQAKFSNRHDLPFPLLSDADHSVMDAWGVWGEKKNYGKVYTGVIRSTVVVAPDGTVTLAQYNVRATGHVKRLRAALGVD; this is encoded by the coding sequence ATGCCCCAGCTCACCACCGGTGACCGCGCCCCGGAGTTCGCCCTGCCCGACCAGGACGGACGCACCGTGACTCTTCACGACCTGTGCACCAGCACGGACAAGGGCGTCATCGTCTACTTCTATCCCAAGGCCTGTACACCTGGTTGCACTAAGGAGGCCTGCGACTTCCGCGACTCCGTGGAGGAGCTCAAGGCCGCCGGCTACGCCGTCGTCGGCATCTCTCCCGACTCCGTGACCGCGCAGGCCAAGTTCTCCAACCGTCACGACCTGCCCTTCCCGTTGCTGTCGGACGCCGACCACTCCGTCATGGATGCCTGGGGCGTGTGGGGAGAGAAGAAGAACTACGGCAAGGTCTACACTGGTGTCATCCGCTCGACCGTGGTGGTGGCTCCCGACGGAACCGTGACGCTGGCCCAGTACAACGTCCGGGCGACGGGACACGTCAAGCGGCTGCGAGCTGCGCTGGGCGTGGACTGA
- a CDS encoding nicotinate phosphoribosyltransferase encodes MDVPTASTSLLTDMYELTMLQGALESGTATRRSVFELFGRRLPGSRRFGVVAGTGRLLDAIEAFTFTPDQIDFLHRTGVVNDETLDFLRDYRFTGTIRGYAEGECYFAGSPLLTVEGTFAEACILETLALSIYNYDCAVAAAASRMTIAAHRRPCVDFGARRAHELAAVAAARASVVGGFVGTSNLEAGLLYGIPTVGTSAHSFTLLHDTEEEAFAAQVASLGPGTTILVDTYDIATGVERAVKAARAAGGELGAVRLDSGDLVAEAFKVRAQLDALGATSTKITVTNDLDEHAIAALGAAPVDSYGVGTKLVTGSGRPTAALVYKLVEREGADGTMEEVAKFSSGGKSTVGGRKWAGRILTAEGTAAEELVVSSGSQDQGLAALDEAGARPLQVLLVDEGRIIEEHRGKEALSAAAKRHRASRAELPYDAWRLSYGESALPTRHVDLDSRSATRR; translated from the coding sequence ATCGACGTGCCCACTGCCTCCACCTCACTTCTGACTGACATGTATGAGCTCACCATGCTTCAGGGTGCGCTGGAGTCGGGGACCGCCACGAGACGCAGTGTCTTCGAGCTCTTCGGCCGCAGGCTTCCAGGATCGCGCCGCTTCGGCGTCGTTGCGGGCACCGGCCGGCTGCTGGACGCCATCGAGGCCTTCACCTTCACCCCCGACCAGATCGACTTCCTGCACCGCACCGGGGTCGTCAACGACGAGACCCTGGACTTCCTGCGCGACTACCGCTTCACCGGCACGATCCGGGGCTACGCCGAGGGCGAGTGCTACTTCGCCGGCTCCCCTCTCCTGACTGTCGAAGGCACCTTCGCCGAGGCCTGCATCCTGGAGACCCTGGCCCTGTCGATCTACAACTACGACTGCGCTGTCGCCGCAGCCGCCTCCCGCATGACGATCGCCGCCCACAGGCGTCCGTGCGTGGACTTCGGCGCCCGCCGTGCCCACGAGCTGGCGGCCGTCGCAGCAGCACGCGCCTCGGTTGTCGGCGGTTTCGTGGGGACGAGCAACCTGGAGGCGGGACTGCTCTACGGGATCCCAACGGTGGGGACCTCGGCTCATTCATTCACTCTTCTGCACGACACCGAGGAGGAGGCCTTCGCCGCGCAGGTGGCCAGCCTCGGCCCGGGCACCACCATCCTGGTGGACACCTACGACATCGCCACCGGAGTGGAGCGGGCCGTCAAGGCGGCCAGGGCAGCCGGGGGCGAGCTCGGGGCAGTACGGCTGGACTCCGGTGACCTGGTGGCCGAGGCCTTCAAGGTACGGGCTCAGCTCGATGCCCTGGGAGCGACGTCGACGAAGATCACCGTGACCAACGACCTTGACGAACACGCCATCGCCGCGCTGGGAGCCGCCCCAGTGGACTCCTACGGCGTGGGAACCAAGCTCGTCACCGGATCGGGGCGCCCGACCGCAGCACTCGTCTACAAACTGGTGGAGCGCGAGGGAGCCGACGGCACCATGGAGGAGGTCGCCAAGTTCTCCTCGGGAGGCAAATCCACCGTGGGCGGCCGCAAGTGGGCCGGCCGCATCCTCACTGCTGAGGGCACGGCGGCCGAGGAGCTGGTGGTCTCCTCCGGCTCGCAGGATCAGGGGCTGGCCGCACTGGACGAGGCCGGCGCCAGGCCGCTCCAGGTGCTCCTGGTCGATGAGGGCCGGATCATCGAGGAGCACCGCGGCAAGGAGGCCTTGAGCGCGGCGGCGAAGCGGCACCGGGCGTCCCGCGCCGAGCTGCCCTACGACGCCTGGCGCCTGAGCTACGGGGAATCGGCGCTGCCGACCCGCCACGTCGACCTCGACAGTCGAAGCGCCACCCGGCGCTGA
- the clpS gene encoding ATP-dependent Clp protease adapter ClpS: protein MSASLPVAEPEILEESRARAQRLWCTVVHDDPVNTMSYVTWVFHSYFGFSLPVAEARMMQVHTTGRAVVSRGARERMEVDVTAMHGYGLRATIEPLGEDGDTPASDSAGGD, encoded by the coding sequence ATGAGCGCCTCATTGCCCGTCGCGGAACCGGAGATCCTGGAGGAGTCGCGTGCCCGCGCTCAGCGCCTGTGGTGCACCGTGGTGCACGACGACCCGGTCAACACGATGAGCTACGTGACCTGGGTCTTCCACTCCTACTTCGGCTTCTCCCTACCCGTGGCCGAGGCACGCATGATGCAGGTGCACACCACCGGCCGCGCCGTGGTCTCCCGGGGAGCCCGTGAGCGCATGGAGGTCGATGTGACCGCGATGCACGGCTACGGTCTGCGCGCCACGATCGAGCCCCTGGGCGAGGACGGCGACACTCCCGCGAGCGATTCTGCAGGAGGCGACTGA
- a CDS encoding DUF3054 family protein yields MSADGRERPRQQRRIAFTPALPDGADCPWTRDRRTRWWLVVPADLAAVALVALFGATSTHSLEQVLDPLWQASAAVVVAWGATWFLRRRHPDHLEMALPEGLVVVGLTWVTWTALRYLTAAFDDVASVVSWAVMTGTFLLVFLGGWRWLYGYVRAHDSLTPKALERRLAEQEQDMGRTPE; encoded by the coding sequence GTGAGCGCCGACGGGCGAGAACGCCCCCGTCAGCAGCGGAGGATCGCCTTCACCCCGGCGCTTCCCGACGGGGCGGACTGCCCCTGGACCCGGGACCGGCGGACGCGCTGGTGGCTGGTGGTGCCCGCGGACCTGGCGGCGGTGGCACTCGTGGCCCTGTTCGGCGCCACCTCCACCCACAGCCTTGAGCAGGTCCTCGACCCCCTGTGGCAGGCGAGCGCAGCCGTCGTCGTCGCCTGGGGCGCTACCTGGTTCCTACGACGTCGCCACCCCGATCATCTGGAGATGGCATTGCCTGAGGGGCTCGTCGTCGTGGGACTCACCTGGGTGACCTGGACCGCGCTGCGCTACCTGACAGCAGCGTTCGACGACGTCGCATCCGTGGTTTCCTGGGCAGTGATGACAGGGACTTTCCTCCTGGTGTTCCTGGGAGGATGGCGATGGCTCTACGGCTACGTTCGCGCCCATGACTCCCTGACCCCTAAGGCGTTAGAACGTCGCCTCGCTGAGCAGGAGCAGGACATGGGGCGCACCCCTGAGTGA
- a CDS encoding ATP-grasp domain-containing protein encodes MSDPIVTLATCADFPDLDDDDHGLPDALRARGIEPRVAVWNDPDVDWDQSGTVVLRSVRDYATKGNHSGFLQWARSVPRLANHPDVVAWNSDKHYLTRLSEWGVPMIPTTWLEPEAGYSKHQVHTRFPAHGDFVVKPAVSSGGRGTGRYTATDASSRSAAINDAMHHLRRGRTVMVQRYLEEVDRKGEVSLVYFNGVLSHAVEKAPMLHPSFKSTDQVHEEIVTAREPSEQEWLWGERVRKAIHTLIKEVSGRDIQLLFNRVDVVGDGQGGFYLMEVSLIDAGLYLGAAPEALNNFADAIAQRVFW; translated from the coding sequence ATGAGCGACCCGATCGTGACGCTGGCGACCTGCGCAGACTTCCCGGACCTTGACGACGATGACCACGGCTTGCCCGACGCTCTGCGTGCGCGTGGCATCGAGCCGAGGGTCGCCGTGTGGAACGATCCCGACGTCGACTGGGACCAGTCCGGCACCGTCGTCCTGCGCAGCGTCCGCGACTACGCCACCAAGGGCAACCACTCCGGCTTCCTTCAGTGGGCTCGTTCGGTTCCCAGGCTGGCCAACCACCCCGACGTCGTCGCCTGGAACTCTGACAAGCACTACCTCACTCGACTGAGCGAGTGGGGAGTCCCCATGATCCCGACGACCTGGCTGGAGCCGGAGGCCGGCTACTCCAAGCACCAGGTCCACACGCGCTTCCCGGCCCACGGCGACTTCGTGGTCAAGCCGGCCGTCTCCTCGGGCGGGCGCGGCACGGGGCGCTACACGGCCACGGACGCCTCCTCCCGGTCGGCGGCGATCAACGACGCCATGCACCACCTGCGCCGCGGACGCACCGTCATGGTCCAGCGCTACCTCGAGGAGGTGGATCGCAAGGGCGAGGTCTCACTGGTCTATTTCAACGGTGTGCTCTCCCACGCGGTGGAGAAGGCCCCGATGCTTCACCCCTCCTTCAAGTCGACCGACCAGGTCCACGAGGAGATCGTCACCGCGCGGGAGCCCAGCGAGCAGGAGTGGCTGTGGGGCGAGCGAGTGCGTAAGGCCATCCACACACTTATCAAGGAGGTCTCCGGTCGTGACATCCAGCTCCTGTTCAACCGTGTCGACGTCGTCGGAGACGGACAGGGTGGCTTCTACCTCATGGAGGTCTCGCTGATCGATGCGGGCCTCTACCTGGGGGCGGCCCCGGAGGCGTTGAACAACTTCGCTGACGCCATCGCTCAGCGCGTCTTCTGGTGA
- the rph gene encoding ribonuclease PH gives MTTAPFTRKDGRAVDELRPVTLTRHWLDHAEGSVLVTFGRTRVLCAASFTEGVPRWRKGSGEGWVTAEYAMLPRAGSERSGRESVRGKVGGRTHEISRLIGRSLRGIIDVAALGENTIALDCDVLQADGGTRTAAITGAYVALADAVAWGTEQGLIKARPGKPVLSDSLSAISVGIIDGAPCLDLPYEEDVRAQTDMNVVQTGDGRFIEVQGTAEHAPFDRSELGALLDLAASGNAQLAALQRRALAGPGGEPFTVSSSSSSTAPDDSWASGLTEA, from the coding sequence ATGACAACTGCCCCGTTCACCCGCAAGGACGGCCGCGCCGTCGACGAGCTTCGCCCCGTGACCCTGACCCGTCACTGGCTCGACCACGCCGAGGGCTCGGTCCTCGTGACATTCGGACGCACCCGTGTCCTGTGCGCCGCCTCCTTCACCGAGGGCGTTCCGCGCTGGCGCAAGGGCAGTGGCGAGGGCTGGGTGACCGCCGAGTACGCGATGCTCCCCCGGGCCGGATCGGAGCGCTCGGGCCGCGAGTCAGTGCGTGGCAAGGTCGGTGGCCGCACCCACGAGATCTCCCGGCTCATCGGCCGCAGCCTGCGCGGCATCATCGATGTGGCCGCACTGGGCGAGAACACGATCGCGCTCGACTGTGACGTCCTGCAGGCCGACGGCGGCACCCGCACCGCAGCCATCACCGGCGCCTACGTGGCCCTGGCCGACGCCGTCGCCTGGGGCACGGAGCAGGGGCTCATCAAGGCCCGCCCCGGCAAACCGGTGCTATCGGACTCCTTGTCCGCCATCTCGGTGGGGATCATCGACGGCGCGCCCTGCCTCGACCTGCCCTACGAGGAGGACGTACGCGCCCAGACCGACATGAACGTCGTCCAGACCGGGGACGGCCGGTTCATCGAGGTCCAGGGCACCGCCGAGCACGCCCCCTTCGACCGCTCCGAGCTGGGAGCGCTGCTCGACCTGGCCGCCTCCGGCAACGCCCAGCTCGCCGCGCTCCAGCGCCGTGCCCTGGCCGGCCCCGGTGGCGAGCCCTTCACCGTGTCCTCCAGCTCGTCCTCCACAGCCCCTGACGACTCCTGGGCCTCGGGACTCACGGAGGCCTGA
- a CDS encoding DUF3039 domain-containing protein: MTDVLASADPGSPGAPTDPAAEPTQGVGTAVLEREELQSTDDGDADRFAHYVRKDKIAAAAVTGRPVVALCGKVWTPGRDPSKYPVCPTCKSIYEEMRSGDDSGSGKGPRFPRLPFGRGGR; the protein is encoded by the coding sequence ATGACAGATGTCCTCGCCAGCGCTGATCCAGGATCGCCCGGAGCCCCCACCGACCCGGCCGCCGAGCCCACGCAAGGTGTTGGTACGGCCGTCCTGGAGCGCGAGGAGCTCCAGTCGACCGACGACGGCGACGCGGACCGCTTCGCCCACTACGTCCGCAAGGACAAGATCGCCGCGGCCGCCGTGACCGGACGTCCCGTTGTGGCACTGTGCGGCAAGGTCTGGACGCCCGGGCGCGACCCGTCGAAGTACCCGGTGTGCCCCACCTGCAAGTCCATCTATGAGGAGATGCGCAGCGGCGACGACTCCGGCAGCGGCAAGGGGCCTCGTTTCCCCCGCCTCCCCTTCGGGCGAGGCGGTCGGTGA
- the rdgB gene encoding RdgB/HAM1 family non-canonical purine NTP pyrophosphatase, producing MSTSSASADVNQIECRVVAPAGARLVLATHNAGKLAELRQILEPLVPGLDPGAVISAASLKAIEPVEDGLSFTDNALLKARALARATGLPAVADDSGLCVDVLGGAPGIFSARWSGRHGDDDANLRLLLNQLVDVADPHRTARFTCAAVLVRPATGGQPEQVTTIERSMEGRLAHSPLGEGGFGYDPIFVPVQEDEPEGRGRTTAQMAPEEKHALSHRGQTFRDLAPVLAEALIR from the coding sequence GTGAGCACCTCTTCCGCCAGCGCCGACGTCAATCAGATCGAGTGCCGGGTTGTGGCTCCTGCCGGGGCTCGACTCGTCCTGGCCACCCACAACGCCGGCAAACTGGCCGAGCTGCGGCAGATCCTTGAGCCGCTCGTTCCGGGCCTGGATCCCGGGGCCGTCATCTCAGCCGCCTCGCTCAAGGCCATCGAACCGGTGGAGGACGGACTGTCCTTCACCGACAACGCCCTCCTCAAGGCCCGAGCGCTGGCCCGGGCCACGGGCCTGCCCGCAGTCGCGGACGACTCGGGGCTGTGCGTCGATGTTCTGGGCGGGGCACCGGGGATCTTCTCGGCGCGCTGGAGCGGTCGGCACGGTGACGATGATGCGAACCTTCGGCTGCTTCTGAACCAGCTGGTCGACGTCGCCGATCCTCACCGGACGGCGCGCTTCACCTGCGCTGCGGTCCTGGTCCGGCCCGCAACCGGAGGGCAACCGGAGCAGGTCACCACGATTGAGCGGTCCATGGAGGGGCGCCTGGCCCACTCCCCTCTGGGCGAGGGCGGATTCGGCTACGACCCGATCTTCGTGCCCGTCCAGGAGGACGAGCCGGAGGGGCGGGGCCGCACCACAGCCCAGATGGCACCTGAGGAGAAGCACGCCCTCTCCCACCGGGGCCAGACCTTCCGCGACCTCGCGCCGGTCCTGGCGGAGGCCCTGATCCGGTGA
- the murI gene encoding glutamate racemase: MFDSGVGGLTVARSVLDQLPHEQVLYIGDTANGPYGPRDIAEVRSLALSIMDELVDRGVKLLVIACNTASAAVLHDARERYTLGQGVPVIEVIHPAARTAARVTRNGRVGLIATQGTVDSRAYDDALQAVPGVELFSQACPRFVELAERGVTTGPEVLDVAEEYLAPIKAADVDTLILGCTHYPLLVGPISYVMGEDVALVTSSDETAKDVYRALARKNLLRGPEASQPRHEFRSTGDPEAFSVLARRFLGPEVAVVERITPAAGAAGGLLSLDAPSLPVVPQGFA; encoded by the coding sequence ATGTTCGACTCTGGGGTCGGTGGCCTCACCGTCGCCCGTTCTGTCCTCGACCAGCTGCCTCATGAGCAGGTGCTCTACATCGGGGACACCGCCAACGGTCCCTACGGTCCCCGCGACATCGCCGAGGTCCGCTCCCTGGCCCTGAGCATCATGGACGAGCTCGTGGACCGCGGGGTCAAGCTGCTCGTCATCGCCTGCAACACCGCCTCCGCAGCCGTTCTGCATGATGCTCGAGAGCGCTACACCCTGGGACAGGGGGTCCCGGTCATCGAGGTGATCCACCCGGCTGCGCGCACTGCGGCCCGGGTGACCCGCAATGGCCGGGTGGGGCTGATCGCCACCCAGGGGACAGTCGACTCGCGCGCCTACGACGACGCGCTCCAGGCCGTCCCCGGCGTCGAGCTCTTCTCGCAGGCCTGCCCGCGATTCGTCGAGCTCGCCGAGCGGGGTGTGACCACCGGACCCGAGGTGCTCGACGTCGCCGAGGAGTACCTGGCTCCCATCAAGGCCGCCGACGTCGACACCCTCATCCTGGGGTGCACCCACTACCCCCTGCTGGTGGGGCCGATCTCCTACGTGATGGGGGAGGACGTGGCCCTGGTGACCTCCTCGGACGAGACCGCCAAGGACGTCTACCGGGCACTGGCCCGCAAGAACCTCCTGCGCGGACCGGAGGCCTCCCAGCCGCGCCACGAGTTCCGCTCCACCGGTGATCCAGAGGCCTTCTCCGTCCTGGCCAGACGGTTCCTCGGGCCCGAGGTCGCCGTTGTCGAGCGCATCACGCCGGCCGCCGGCGCCGCGGGCGGCCTCCTGTCTCTCGACGCCCCCTCTCTTCCCGTCGTCCCCCAAGGATTTGCATGA